A single Candidatus Abyssobacteria bacterium SURF_5 DNA region contains:
- a CDS encoding glycosyltransferase family 1 protein produces the protein MRIAIDASSAAIEQKTGVAKYITRLIENLEALDDDNEYVVYYRLSRWKRRANFYRPRKRTTKVKFFQEPFFRGRGIDVFHGLDARLPEIRGPKLIVTIHDLFSLVSDEFADERFRKKKIARYRDIAERADGIICVSESTRQDFIRFFPEAEPKTHVVYHGVDEQFFPRTEEEIERIKKKYGIRADYLLHVGEISKRKNLLRMFKAFRSARERLGEDLQFVAAGKLSHGHEDVIRYLNENGCSDQILLTGYVPDEDLPALYSGAKLLLFTTLYEGFGLPILEALACGTPVVTSDVSSMNEIGGADTVRANPRSEGAIAEKIVDVLSRPYEVRQESGNSVLLMQTADWRETARATLAVYRAIREF, from the coding sequence ATGAGGATCGCTATCGACGCCAGCTCCGCCGCCATCGAGCAGAAAACAGGAGTGGCCAAATACATCACTCGTCTGATTGAGAATCTCGAGGCGCTCGATGATGACAACGAGTATGTCGTGTATTACCGCCTGTCCCGATGGAAGAGGAGGGCGAACTTTTACCGGCCGCGGAAAAGAACGACGAAAGTTAAATTTTTCCAGGAGCCCTTTTTCCGGGGCCGCGGCATTGACGTGTTTCACGGACTGGATGCGCGGCTGCCAGAAATTCGTGGTCCGAAGCTGATCGTTACCATCCACGACCTGTTCTCACTGGTTTCCGACGAGTTCGCCGATGAGAGGTTTCGGAAAAAGAAGATTGCGCGATATCGGGATATCGCTGAGAGGGCCGACGGCATTATCTGCGTTTCCGAAAGCACGCGGCAGGATTTCATTCGCTTTTTTCCGGAGGCTGAGCCGAAGACCCACGTTGTATATCACGGCGTGGACGAGCAGTTCTTCCCCCGGACCGAAGAGGAAATCGAGCGAATCAAAAAGAAGTATGGAATTCGAGCCGATTACCTTCTCCATGTGGGCGAAATCTCGAAGCGGAAAAACCTCTTGCGCATGTTCAAAGCCTTTCGGTCGGCGAGAGAGCGGTTGGGCGAAGACCTGCAATTCGTGGCGGCGGGCAAACTCTCGCATGGACACGAGGACGTGATACGCTATCTGAACGAAAATGGGTGCTCCGATCAAATCCTGCTGACCGGCTATGTTCCGGACGAGGATCTGCCGGCGCTGTACAGCGGAGCGAAATTGCTGCTTTTCACGACCCTCTATGAGGGTTTTGGACTGCCCATACTCGAGGCGCTCGCGTGCGGGACACCCGTCGTGACGTCGGATGTATCCTCAATGAACGAGATAGGAGGCGCCGATACCGTACGAGCGAATCCCCGCTCGGAGGGAGCGATAGCGGAGAAGATAGTTGATGTCCTGAGCCGGCCGTACGAAGTGCGTCAGGAATCCGGTAATTCGGTATTGCTAATGCAGACCGCCGATTGGCGGGAAACGGCGAGGGCCACTCTTGCCGTCTACCGCGCGATTCGCGAATTCTGA
- a CDS encoding glycosyltransferase family 1 protein — protein MQVLAGKQIKQTVTQSPGTDFDRRTEAEAAALTVLISDFHRHGGGHTVYTVILSKGLQALGHRPIVACPPASHLAIECAKNSIEVFDIFRFDRGFSPVSFYLDLAALESMKRKNRIDVLHVSGSRDHWTMAASNLFSAEKLPLVRTRHSTKEVRDSVFNRYLNRKLTHRTISVCHYVKEMLLQSPVFNGTDIDVIHNGVELEAFRPMPPDRRIVDEFQITPADFVIGIVGRLDWDKGHKYLFEAAAPLIKGEYKNVRILAVGFGRERENLEEMCRQLGIAHRVNFLGHRLDMRELISVFDIGVHPSIGIDTSSYAVKEMMAMEKPVVCSSYGGLKEIVEDGTTGYLVPPHDSAALRAGIKRMLDSKELRESMGRAARRRVEREFSAEVFARKTLRVYENALESVRKPLGSVKVK, from the coding sequence ATGCAGGTGCTCGCAGGAAAGCAAATCAAACAGACTGTGACGCAATCTCCCGGCACAGATTTTGATCGCCGCACGGAGGCGGAAGCGGCTGCTCTCACCGTTCTGATATCGGATTTCCATCGTCACGGAGGAGGACATACCGTCTATACGGTTATCCTCTCAAAAGGCTTGCAGGCCCTCGGACACAGGCCGATCGTGGCATGTCCCCCTGCCAGTCATCTCGCGATTGAATGCGCCAAAAACTCTATAGAGGTTTTCGACATATTTCGGTTTGACCGAGGTTTTTCGCCCGTCAGCTTTTACCTGGATCTCGCCGCACTCGAATCCATGAAGAGAAAAAACAGGATAGATGTCCTTCATGTCAGCGGCTCGAGAGACCACTGGACGATGGCCGCTTCCAACTTGTTTTCCGCTGAAAAGCTGCCTCTCGTTCGCACGCGCCACAGCACCAAGGAGGTAAGGGACAGCGTTTTCAATCGCTATCTGAACCGGAAACTCACGCACCGCACTATTTCTGTGTGCCATTACGTGAAGGAAATGCTCTTACAATCCCCGGTGTTCAATGGAACCGATATAGATGTGATCCATAATGGCGTCGAACTGGAGGCCTTTCGTCCAATGCCGCCCGACAGACGGATAGTGGACGAGTTTCAGATAACGCCCGCCGACTTTGTCATCGGCATCGTTGGGCGGTTGGACTGGGACAAGGGGCACAAGTATCTTTTCGAGGCGGCGGCTCCGTTGATAAAAGGAGAGTACAAAAACGTTCGAATCCTCGCTGTCGGTTTCGGCAGAGAACGTGAGAATCTGGAGGAAATGTGCCGGCAACTGGGAATCGCTCACCGGGTGAATTTTCTCGGACATCGCCTGGACATGAGGGAATTGATCTCCGTCTTCGATATAGGCGTTCATCCTTCGATCGGGATCGATACGTCGTCATATGCGGTAAAGGAAATGATGGCGATGGAGAAGCCGGTGGTCTGCTCGAGCTACGGAGGGCTGAAGGAGATCGTCGAGGACGGGACAACCGGTTATCTGGTTCCGCCGCACGATTCGGCCGCTTTGCGAGCCGGCATCAAGCGCATGCTCGATTCGAAGGAGTTGCGCGAGTCGATGGGAAGGGCAGCCAGAAGACGGGTGGAGCGCGAATTCAGCGCCGAGGTGTTCGCTCGAAAGACACTTCGGGTGTATGAAAACGCGCTGGAATCGGTTCGAAAGCCGTTAGGGAGCGTAAAGGTCAAATGA